Below is a genomic region from Acidobacteriota bacterium.
GCTTGGTAGTGGTGCTGGGTTCGGATTTTGGCCGCACCAACCACTACAACGTCGACGAGGGCAAGGACCACTGGCCGATTGGCAGCGTCATCGTAATGGAAAAGAACCAATCCTGGACCAATCGCGTCATCGGCGAGACCGACGCCCTGCACTTTGCGCACAGGATCAACCCGAGGACGCTACAGCGCGACGACGCCAATGGAACCATCGTCTACCCGAAGCACGTTCACAAGGCTCTGCGCCGGTACCTGGGAGTCGAGGACTCACTGGGAGCTCAGCGGTTCCCGTTCCACAACACCGAAGATTTTGCGTTTTTCGACTGATCTCCGCTTGGCGGCCCGGACGGAACAGGTTCGGAGCCGATCCTACCGGCTACCGAAGCAAGGAGGACGATCCCCATGAAGACGTTCCGGGAGAGATCTTTGACTCTGTCCGGTCTCGGCATCCTGTCCTGTGCTCGTTTCTGTCCCTGTTTTTCGTCGCCTCCGCCGTGGTCGTCCTCCCGACAGGCTTCGTGATATGGCGTTCGAGCCGACTTTCGGGAGGGTCGATCCTGACCGCTGAAAAGTGGCGTTCCGTGCCGATCGGGGAGTGCACATGAGACAACGCGGGGCATGTGCACAATGAGTGCTCTTCGACGTGCACGGCGACTTTTCTCTAACCTGATGTCCCCGTTCGGGTTACGGATCGCCTCGCGGCTCGGCGGTGCCGCTCGGGGAAAGCGGAGGTGGACGGGAGCGACCCCCCCTTTTTGCCTCCCGGATCGGCACTGTGGGGGCAGGCTGATGTGCACTCTCCGTGCCATCGCCTGGGGGGGTCGCTCCCGTCCAAAATATCCCTGCGGGAAGGCCTGTACCAAGACCTACTGGGGGATAAAAGGAGAGAGCGTCCATCAGGAACCGGCCTCCGCCGAGAACATCTGGATCTGGCTTCAAGGACTCGGCTCCAACTCCCCCCGCACAGTGGGGCGAAGACGATGGGATGTGAGCGGCGGGCTCGCGGATCCTGTCCCGCAGTCGACCGGATCCGGAGAAAAAAGACGTCCGTAGAAGGCCTACGTTGGCCGATCTCGGGATAATGAAGGGTTAGGGTATAGGCCTCTGAGCGACCTCCAGGCCCCGCCCGCGCAACGGCGAACTGGACAGCACGGAGGAGATCCAACAGACTGGCGGAGAGCAAGAAACGAAAGAACGAGTCACAGTTAGTGAGGGTCGAGGACTTCTACCGGCGCTGCCTCCAGGGGACAAAACCCCGGTTAGGCGAGCTTGCCTCCAAGCGTGGCTCGCGCGTCCAGAGGCGGCGGCTCGCCGGCGGGAAAAAGCGACCGCCCCTCTGGGATCGGCTCAGGGAACGATAATATACTTTATCGTAATCTAGTGTGCGTCCCTGACACCTCGGTATTCTCCGTTCGCCGCGACTGAAGGAGATTACTCCTAACGCGCCGGCGGAAAGCCGGGTGGCATCCACGCCGGCAGGTCGTTGATCGAGTCCCGCGCTGCTTGCGATGTCGGGACACCCCAAGTCTCGAAGAACGGGCCGAGGTTGCGGCCCACCTGTTGTGAAAAGCGCACCAGCCACTGGTCACGCTTCTCATCATCGTTCTTCGGCCGCTCCTCGTTCGATAGAGCTCGGTATGTGGTGAATACCTGCCGGTAGGCGTCCCAGCCAAATGCCTGCTGCATCTGCGCATACATGATCAGAGCCAGGAACGGCTCGCGCTTCCACAGCTCGAAGTCCGGATCATCGAAGTCGTAGAGTGCCATCCACTCGGCCCGGGAGAGGTGGGATCCGCGCCAGCGCTCGGTCGGAGGGATCCCGCACAGGAACTCGTAGACGTAGAGCGTGAACAGGTTGACGGTCACCTCGACCGTGCCATCGAATGTCCAGTCGGCGCTCTGGTGATTGTGGCCCACCTCGTGGAAGAAGCCCCAGTTGCCGTCTGAGCTCAGGCGTTCCGCATTCACCAGGTTGGCCTGCTGGTCCAGATGGGCCATCAGGGGATAGCCAGCGTGCATGTAGCCATGCGAAATCTGCCGATCGACGACGAACCGCTCCGGGCTTGAGCGGGCAGACGCCAGCCAGGCGGCCAGCTCCGCGCTCAGGTCGAGCACACGGTCCCAGGTTTCTGCTACGGCTACTGGATCGTCGAGGCCGCGCACCTCGCTTGCGTCCGTCGTGACGATCATGTTCCGGCCCACGATCTCCGCCCACGGTGCGGGCGCATGGCGGATCTCGTTGCGCCACGCGGCCGGATCCGTCTCGCCCAGCACGAATCGGGGCGCCGCCACGGCACCCTCGATCTTAACGGCGATGCTCCCCAGGTCCGCGTCGTCCGGAACTTCAAGGTAGATCATACCGCCGAAAGCATTGGCGACACGGGTCATCGTCTCAGAGATGGCAAAATGGCGACTGATCTCGGGCATTCGCTTCCACTCGGGCCGCGGCCAGATGCCGTCAGTGTGGGCGCCCACACGCACATGGAAACCGCCGGCCTCGGCCGCCTCGGCCGGCACCGTCACCGTGACCAACTCGCCCGGAGCGGCGTAAAGGCCAGTGGAGTGCCAACGGGGCACGGTGGTGTCGATGGTGAGGTTACGCGTGTGGCGCGTGGCGTCGTCCGGGACGGAGCCGGGGAAGTCGGCGGCTGCAGGATGCTCATGCACGGACTCGGGGGGAGTGCGGCGATGCTCGATCGCGAAAAACGCAGCGGCCACTCGGTCAATCACATCGGCCCTCCTCACCGGTCGCTCCGCCGAGGGCCAGTCGGCATTTTCGGCCAGCCTGGTCAGGCGTGGCGCAAGCAGTGTGTCGTCGGGAGGCAGGGAGCGGGCGGTACGCAACAGGCTGTCGAGCGCTTGGTCAATCTCCGGTTGGGTCAGTGTGCGTCTGCCGGCTACGTGTGCCTCAGCCGCATCGAGCGCCGAGCCGGCATGGGTCAGGTCATGGGGCTGTCCGTCGACGGCATAGCCCTTCGGTGACGTGCGTGAAAGATAGTCGTCAGCCCACTGTATGCCGACGGGCGCGAGCAGCCGATTTCCAGGGTGGTCGGTGACGAGATCTCTGTCCGGGTGCAAATACCGTGCCCAGGCCCAACCGACGGAGACCGTCACGAGACCGCCATGGCCGCGCACGAAAGTTGACAGCGCTTCGATTTCCGGATCACTTTGATTCCACATTTTCACCGCAACGACATCGACCGTTCGCAGCGACTCAGGTGTCAGCCCGACTGCGACGGCATCGTGTCCGGTCTCCGTCAGCCAGGCACGCAACTCGGAAGCCCCTACAACACCGATGCGGGGACGTGCGGAAGCGGTCTCCCCGGCGGCCCAATGAAACGCGTTCATCATCAGGCTTCCTGTATCCGCCGTCTCAAGCGTGCTGCGGACGAAATAACCATCGTGACCCAGCGCGACGACGCGGCCGTCCTGCCAACGGGCGGCGGCGACGACCGGCGCACGCACCCCGGCCGAGGCATCGTCGCGCGGTGCACCGACGATCACCGGGAGGGCCTCGGGGCC
It encodes:
- a CDS encoding M60 family metallopeptidase, producing the protein MTYRDAGTGVEVGVEPGRLRDHFALFVEESSSIGTGLAIFKPEASSEIEFRIRDEAGMDPHGDALTRGDFQQRAWTLPEWFQGTDPEILRDFRGLLFLRTAVRSSFAPLGLRFGKRQGSLSAVPVIPIMGGTEGQNSSHSSQAADPLYFPDYVEGEGWSVQLVLGNLNPDRSAPVVVEVYDSTGQSVSRFFDSENSFEIPALGSRLLRSAGGGMIRRGWIEVKSDPVVVAGLLTYRNSLTGIEVGVDPVELGDHFALFVEESTDIGTGLAILKPDSSSELELRLRDEEGRDPLEGSVIPGEGFHQRARTIPEWFDVEGVDQGFLRDFRGLLFLRAADDSSFAPVGLRFGKRQGSLSAVPVIPLPSGGDDLDTLLDGVAEIASPGVPGLLCVYGPEALPVIVGAPRDDASAGVRAPVVAAARWQDGRVVALGHDGYFVRSTLETADTGSLMMNAFHWAAGETASARPRIGVVGASELRAWLTETGHDAVAVGLTPESLRTVDVVAVKMWNQSDPEIEALSTFVRGHGGLVTVSVGWAWARYLHPDRDLVTDHPGNRLLAPVGIQWADDYLSRTSPKGYAVDGQPHDLTHAGSALDAAEAHVAGRRTLTQPEIDQALDSLLRTARSLPPDDTLLAPRLTRLAENADWPSAERPVRRADVIDRVAAAFFAIEHRRTPPESVHEHPAAADFPGSVPDDATRHTRNLTIDTTVPRWHSTGLYAAPGELVTVTVPAEAAEAGGFHVRVGAHTDGIWPRPEWKRMPEISRHFAISETMTRVANAFGGMIYLEVPDDADLGSIAVKIEGAVAAPRFVLGETDPAAWRNEIRHAPAPWAEIVGRNMIVTTDASEVRGLDDPVAVAETWDRVLDLSAELAAWLASARSSPERFVVDRQISHGYMHAGYPLMAHLDQQANLVNAERLSSDGNWGFFHEVGHNHQSADWTFDGTVEVTVNLFTLYVYEFLCGIPPTERWRGSHLSRAEWMALYDFDDPDFELWKREPFLALIMYAQMQQAFGWDAYRQVFTTYRALSNEERPKNDDEKRDQWLVRFSQQVGRNLGPFFETWGVPTSQAARDSINDLPAWMPPGFPPAR